Proteins co-encoded in one Metabacillus sp. KUDC1714 genomic window:
- a CDS encoding sugar porter family MFS transporter, producing the protein MNKQVKQNSFLLKVILVSTFGGLLFGYDTGVINGALPYMSEALNLNSFTEGLVASSLLFGAALGAVFGGRLSDFNGRRKNILYLAVLFFIATLGCTLAPNVTVMVIFRFLLGVAVGGASVTVPTYLAEMSPAESRGRMVTQNELMIVSGQLLAFIFNAILGNTMGDNDHVWRYMLAIAALPAIFLFFGMIKMPESPRWLVSKRKNNDALRVLRQVREESRAKSELAEIKSAFVEKSEIKKVTLKDMAVPWVRRILFIGIGIAVVQQITGVNSIMYYGTEILKDAGFQTEAALIGNIANGVISVLATFVGIWLLGKVGRRPMLITGLIGTTTALLLIGIFSLTLEGSPALPYIVLALTVTFLAFQQGAISPVTWLMLSEIFPLRLRGLGMGITVFCLWMVNFFIGLMFPVLLDKVGLSTTFFIFVVLGLAAITFVKKFLPETKGLTLEQLEQYFRNYKKEDNSTTLNQLNKMAK; encoded by the coding sequence TTGAATAAACAGGTCAAACAAAACTCGTTTTTACTCAAAGTTATCTTAGTCTCCACATTTGGCGGGCTTCTCTTCGGTTACGATACTGGTGTTATCAACGGTGCGTTGCCTTATATGTCCGAAGCTCTAAATCTTAATTCCTTCACCGAGGGTCTTGTTGCAAGTTCACTTCTTTTTGGTGCCGCACTCGGCGCAGTGTTCGGTGGTCGACTTTCAGATTTTAATGGCCGTCGCAAAAACATTCTATATCTAGCTGTGTTATTCTTTATCGCTACACTTGGCTGTACACTTGCTCCTAATGTTACTGTTATGGTAATCTTCCGTTTCTTATTAGGGGTTGCTGTAGGGGGCGCTTCAGTAACTGTTCCTACCTACTTAGCGGAAATGTCACCTGCAGAGAGCAGAGGTCGCATGGTTACTCAAAATGAATTAATGATTGTTTCTGGACAATTATTAGCCTTCATCTTTAATGCTATACTTGGCAACACAATGGGTGACAATGATCATGTTTGGCGTTACATGTTAGCTATAGCAGCTCTACCAGCTATTTTCCTATTCTTTGGCATGATTAAAATGCCTGAAAGTCCACGTTGGCTTGTATCAAAAAGAAAAAACAATGATGCTTTGCGAGTTCTTAGACAAGTACGTGAGGAAAGTCGAGCTAAATCTGAATTAGCTGAGATTAAGTCTGCTTTTGTCGAAAAATCAGAAATTAAAAAAGTAACTTTAAAGGATATGGCTGTACCATGGGTACGCAGAATCTTATTTATCGGAATTGGAATTGCAGTTGTGCAACAAATTACTGGTGTAAACTCGATTATGTACTATGGTACTGAAATTCTTAAAGATGCTGGCTTTCAAACAGAGGCTGCGCTTATAGGTAATATTGCCAATGGTGTAATCTCAGTGTTAGCAACTTTCGTTGGGATTTGGCTGCTTGGTAAAGTTGGCCGTCGACCAATGCTAATAACTGGTTTGATAGGAACTACGACTGCACTCCTACTTATTGGAATATTCTCACTTACACTTGAAGGATCTCCCGCTCTTCCATATATTGTTTTAGCATTGACAGTCACATTCCTTGCTTTCCAGCAGGGTGCCATTTCACCAGTAACATGGTTAATGCTTTCTGAAATTTTCCCTTTAAGATTAAGAGGTCTTGGTATGGGAATAACTGTTTTTTGTCTCTGGATGGTAAACTTTTTCATCGGTTTGATGTTCCCTGTTTTACTTGATAAGGTCGGTTTATCTACAACCTTCTTTATATTTGTTGTTCTTGGACTTGCAGCAATCACATTTGTAAAGAAATTCTTGCCGGAAACTAAGGGATTAACACTTGAGCAACTAGAACAATACTTCCGTAATTATAAGAAAGAAGATAATTCAACTACATTAAACCAATTAAATAAAATGGCTAAGTAG
- a CDS encoding zinc ribbon domain-containing protein YjdM, with translation MVDLPNCPKCNSEYTYDDGSLFVCPECSHEWSVELEVENSEGSKDITDANGNVLNDGDSVSVIKDLKVKGTSLVVKVGTKVKNIRLVDGDHDIDCKIDGFGAMKLKSEFVKKV, from the coding sequence ATGGTAGACTTACCAAATTGTCCGAAATGTAATTCAGAATATACATACGATGATGGAAGTCTTTTTGTTTGCCCTGAATGTAGCCATGAATGGTCTGTAGAATTAGAAGTTGAAAATAGTGAAGGTAGTAAGGATATTACAGATGCAAATGGGAATGTTTTAAACGATGGCGATTCTGTATCAGTAATCAAAGACCTTAAAGTTAAAGGAACTTCATTAGTTGTAAAAGTAGGTACAAAGGTAAAAAATATACGTTTAGTTGATGGAGATCATGATATTGATTGCAAAATTGACGGATTTGGAGCTATGAAATTAAAATCTGAATTTGTAAAAAAGGTATAA